The nucleotide sequence TCCGACTCGGCCACCACGAACGGCATCGAGGGCCAGTTGAGCAAGCTCGGCTTCGCGCCGAAGTTCTACCAGGCCTACCTCGACGAGCAGACCCAGGTCTCTCTCCTCGGGGCGAAGGTCACCTCGGCCCAGCAGTTGGCCGGTGTGGTCAAGAAGGCCGGTCTGAACGTGAGCGTGAACCCGCGCTACGGCGGCTGGGACGCCCGCACTCTGTCATTGACCGAGGTCGGCAAGAAGCAGCTGCCCAACGCGCTCACCCTCGGTACGACGCTGCCCGGTGACGCAACGGCCTCGCCGACGCCGTGACCGAAGCAAGCACCGGCGCGCTTGCGGAGGCCGCCGGCGCGGCCCTGCTGCGCGCCGTGGCCACCATGGACCGGTTGCGATCGCCCGGTGGTTGCCCCTGGGACGCCGAGCAGACCCATCGCAGCCTCGCGCCGTACCTGATCGAAGAGGCCTACGAGACGCTCGACGCGATCGAGACGGACGACCTCGCCGGGCTGCGTGAAGAACTGGGAGACCTGCTGCTGCAGGTGCTCTTTCACGCCCGGCTCGCCGAGGAGGAGGCCGGTGGCTTCTCCATCGTCGACGTCGCCGGAGATCTCGTGGCCAAGCTCGAGCGCCGCCACCCGCACGTGTTCGGCGATGTCGACGTCGCCTCGGCCGCAGAGGTGAACGCCAACTGGGACGCGATCAAGCAGCGCGAGAAGCAGCGTTCCTCGGCGACTGAAGGCATCGCCCTGGGTCAGCCGGCGCTTGCTCTGGCGGCCAAGCTCGTCAGTCGCTCCGGCAAGGCGGGAACGGATGTCGCCCTGCCCGACGGCGGTTCTGTCGGCGACCGGCTGTTCGTGCTCGCCGCCGAGGCGGTCCGCTCCGGGATCGATCCGGAACTGGCCCTGCGCCACACCGCTCGCCGTTACGCCGAGGCGATCCGGACCGTGGAGGCGAGCCGTCCCGCGAAGATCGAGACCGTTCCCGGCGAGTGAGCGCGATGGGGCCGGTCGCGCCCGATAGGGTGCACGGTGACGTATGTGTTCCGCTGTTCTCGTCGGAAGGACTGACCCGTGGCCACCATCGAGGCTGTAGGCGCTCGTGAAATCCTGGATTCCCGAGGCAACCCGACCGTCGAGGTCGAGGTAGCTCTGGACGACGGCACACTGGCCCGTGCCGCGGTTCCCTCCGGTGCCTCGACCGGCGCGTTCGAGGCGGTCGAGCTGCGCGACGGCGGTTCGCGCTACGGCGGCAAGGGCGTCACCAAGGCGGTCAATGCGGTCCTCGACGACATCGGCCCGGAGCTGTTGGGCTTCGAGGCCTCCGAGCAGCGGCTCGTCGATGCGGCGCTCATCGATCTGGACGGCACCCCCGACAAGTCGAAGTTCGGGGCCAACGCCATTCTCGGCGTCTCGCTGGCCGTCGCCAAGGCTGCGGCGTCATCGGCCGACCTGCCGCTGTTCCGCTACCTGGGCGGCCCGAACGCCTACCTGTTGCCCGTCCCGATGATGAACATCCTCAACGGTGGAGCGCACGCGGACTCCAACGTCGACGTCCAGGAGTTCATGATCGCGCCGATCGGCGCACCCACCTTCGCCGAGGCGCTTCGCCAGGGCGCGGAGGTGTACCACGCGCTCAAGTCCGTCCTGAAGTCCAAGGGGCTGTCGACCGGCCTGGGTGACGAGGGCGGCTTCGCGCCGAGCCTGGCATCCAACCGCACCGCCCTCGACGTCATCGCCGAGGCCGTCGAGAAGACCGGGCTGAAGCTCGGCTCGGACATCGTGCTCGCGATGGACGTCGCCGCGACCGAGTTCTACTCCGACGGTGCGTACCAGTTCGAGGGAGCCGCCAAGTCGGCCGAACAGATGGTGGCGTACTACTCCGAACTCGTCGCCGCCTACCCGATCGTGTCGATCGAGGATCCGATGTCGGAGGAGGACTGGGACGGATGGGTCTCACTCACCAACGAACTCGACGACGACATCCAGATCGTCGGG is from Jatrophihabitans telluris and encodes:
- the eno gene encoding phosphopyruvate hydratase translates to MATIEAVGAREILDSRGNPTVEVEVALDDGTLARAAVPSGASTGAFEAVELRDGGSRYGGKGVTKAVNAVLDDIGPELLGFEASEQRLVDAALIDLDGTPDKSKFGANAILGVSLAVAKAAASSADLPLFRYLGGPNAYLLPVPMMNILNGGAHADSNVDVQEFMIAPIGAPTFAEALRQGAEVYHALKSVLKSKGLSTGLGDEGGFAPSLASNRTALDVIAEAVEKTGLKLGSDIVLAMDVAATEFYSDGAYQFEGAAKSAEQMVAYYSELVAAYPIVSIEDPMSEEDWDGWVSLTNELDDDIQIVGDDLFVTNPTRLARGISAGAANALLVKVNQIGTLTETLDAVDLAHRSGYRCMMSHRSGETEDTTIADLAVATNCGQIKTGAPARSERVAKYNQLLRIEEELDDAARYAGAGAFPRYAASLNAEAGS
- a CDS encoding MazG family protein, which encodes MTEASTGALAEAAGAALLRAVATMDRLRSPGGCPWDAEQTHRSLAPYLIEEAYETLDAIETDDLAGLREELGDLLLQVLFHARLAEEEAGGFSIVDVAGDLVAKLERRHPHVFGDVDVASAAEVNANWDAIKQREKQRSSATEGIALGQPALALAAKLVSRSGKAGTDVALPDGGSVGDRLFVLAAEAVRSGIDPELALRHTARRYAEAIRTVEASRPAKIETVPGE